GTCAACGACGCGGTGCACGCCTGGGGTGGTGTGGTGCTGCACGACATCATCAACAACTTCTTCGCGAAGAAGGCGATCGAGAAGGGTGCCGACGGCCTGATCGCGGTGGCGGCGGGCGCCGGCGGCCACGCCGGCGTGAAGAGCCCGTTCGCGCTGATCCAGGAGATCCGCGAGTGGTTCGACGGCCCGATCGCGCTCAGCGGCTCCATCGCCAGCGGCGGCGCGGTGCTGGCCGCCCAGGCCATGGGCGCCGACTTCGCCTACATCGGCTCGGCCTTCATCGCCACCGACGAGGCCCGCGCGGTCGACGCCTACAAGCAGATGATCGTCGACAGCACCAGCGACGACATCGTCTACAGCAACCTCTTCACCGGGGTGCACGGCAACTACCTGAAGGGCTCGATCGTCAACGCCGGGCTCGACCCCGAGAACCTGGCCGAGAGCGATTCGAGCAAGATGAGCTTCTCGGGCGGCGAGTCGAAGAAGGCCTGGAAGGACATCTGGGGCTGCGGCCAGGGCATCGGCCACATCAAGAAGGTGGTGCCGGCCGGCGAACTGGTCGCCCGCCTGGCGGCCGAGTACCACGAGGCGCGGGAGCGCCTGGCGCTGCGCTGACCTCCGGTCGGCGGGTCAGGCCGGGGAGGGCGCCTGGGGCTCCAGGTCGCAGTCGCACCCCTCGCCGGCCGCGATCCACCGCGGCGCGAAGCGCGCCGCCACCCGGGCCAGCCACGCCGGCCCGATGAACCGCTGTGGTTCGGTCACCACACCGCAGCGGTAGACCGACCCGGCCTCGTCCCAGACCAGCGCCGCACAGGCGCCGGTGCGCCGCCGGCTCACCAGCATGCCCGCCGGACACGGTTCCGCGAGGCAGCACACCCCGCAGCCATTGCAGGCGCTGCCCACCGGCGGCTTGGCCGGCGCGGTCGGATGGATCTGGATGATGCGGAAATCTGACATCGGGGTGACAGGGGACTCGCCCATTGTGCGGATGTGGTGTGAACGTGATCATTCAAACTGACGCTGCTTCCGCATCGGTGTTACAGTGCGATCCCAGACTCAGACAGGTCCTTCCCGTCCCCTTGTGTCACAGCAAGGCGGGTCGCAATCCGCAAACCGGTGCAGCCGTAACGCGGAAGGTTTATCAACCCACTACAGCGCCGGAAACCGGTGCGAAAGGTGAGCGAAAATGATGCAGGAATACAGGTCGAACTCGTACCTGTTCGGGGGCAATGCGCCTTACGTCGAAGAGATGTATGAGGCCTACCTCGACAACCCGGGCTCCGTGCCCGACAACTGGCGTGCCTATTTCGACGCCCTCCAGAACGTCCCGGCCGCCGATGGCAGCGCCTCTCGCGACGTCGCCCACGCCCCGGTCGTCGAATCCTTCGCGCAACGCGCCAAGGCCAACGCCTTCGGCAACAAGGCCAGCAACGCCGACCTCGCCATCGCGCACAAGCAGGTCCACGTCCAGTCCCTGATCGCCGCCTACCGGTTCCTCGGTTCGCGCTGGGCCGACCTCGACCCGCTCAAGCGCCAGGAACGTCCCAAGATCCCCGAACTCGAACCGGCGTTCTACGACCTGTCCGAGGCGGACATGGACCTCTCGTTCAGCGCCACGAACACCTACTTCTCCACCGCGGAGAACATGACCCTGCGCGAGATCGTGCAGGCCCTGCGCGAGACGTACTGCGGCTCCATCGGCGCCGAGTACATGCACATCACCGACCCGGCCGAGAAGCGCTGGTGGCAGCAGCGGCTGGAATCCATCCGCTCGAAGCCCAGCTTCAAGCCGGAAGAGAAGGTCAACATCCTCGAGCGCCTGACGGCGGCCGAGGGCCTCGAGCGCTACCTCCACACCAAGTACGTCGGCCAGAAGCGCTTCTCGCTCGAAGGCGGCGAGAGCTTCATCGCCTCGATGGACGAAGTGGTCCAGCGCTCCGGTGAAGTGGGCGTGCAGGAAATCGTGATCGGCATGGCCCACCGCGGCCGCCTGAACGTGCTGGTGAACACCCTGGGCAAGGCCCCGAAGGACCTGTTCTCCGAGTTCGACCACACCGCCCCCGAGAACCTCCCGTCCGGCGACGTGAAGTACCACCAGGGCTTCTCGAGCGACGTGTCCACCCGCGGCGGCCCGGTTCACCTGAGCCTGTCGTTCAACCCGTCCCACCTGGAAATCGTGAACCCGGTGGTCGAGGGTTCGGTGAAGGCCCGCCTGGACCGCCGCGGCGACCAGGAAGGCGACACGGTGCTGCCGGTGCTCGTGCACGGCGACGCCGCGTTCGCCGGCCAGGGTGTCGTGATGGAAACGCTGGCGCTGGCCCAGACCCGTGGCTACTACACGGGCGGCACGCTGCACATCGTCATCAACAACCAGATCGGCTTCACCACCAGCGACCCGCGCGACACGCGTTCCACGCTGTACTGCACCGACGTCGTCAAGATGATCGAGGCCCCGGTGCTGCACGTGAACGGCGACGATCCCGAAGCCGTGGTGCTCGCCACGCGCCTCGCGCTCGACTACCGCCAGGAGTTCAACAAGGACGTCGTCGTCGACATCGTCTGCTTCCGCAAGCTCGGCCACAACGAACAGGACACCCCGGCGCTCACGCAGCCGCTGATGTACAAGTCGATCGGCAAGCACCCGGGCACGCGCAAGCTGTACGGCGACAAGCTGGTCGCCAACGGCACGCTGAAGAACGAAGGTCCGGACGACCTCGTCAAGACGTACCGCGCCGCGATGGACGCCGGCAAGCACACGGTCGACCCGGTACTCACGAACTACAAGAGCAAGTACGCCGTCGACTGGTCGCCGTTCCTGAACAAGAAGTGGACCGACTCGGCCGACACGGCCCTGCCGTCCGCCGAGATCAAGCGCCTGGCCGAACGCCTGACGACCGTGCCGAACGGCTTCAAGCCGCACGCGCTGGTCGAGAAGGTGCTGGCCGACCGCGCCGCGATGGGCCGGGGCGAGATCAACGTCGACTGGGGCATGGCCGAGTCGCTCGCCTACGCCTCGCTCGTGGCCAGCGGCTACCCGGTGCGCCTGTCGGGTGAAGACTGCGGCCGCGGCACGTTCACGCACCGCCACGCGGTGCTGCACGACCAGAACCGCGAGAAGTGGGACGAAGGCACCTGGACCTCGCTGCAGCACGTGGCCGACGGCCAGGCTCCGTTCGTCGTGATCGACTCGCTGCTGTCCGAAGAGGCCGTGCTCGGCTTCGAATACGGCTACGCCAGCGCCGACCCGAACACGCTCGTGATCTGGGAAGCCCAGTTCGGCGACTTCACCAACGGCGCGCAGGTCGTGATCGACCAGTTCATCGCCTCCGGCGAAGTGAAGTGGGGCCGCGCGAACGGCCTGACGATGCTGCTGCCGCACGGCTACGAAGGCCAGGGTCCGGAGCACTCGTCGGCCCGCCTCGAGCGCTTCATGCAGCTCGCCGCGGACAACAACATGCAGATCGTGCAGCCCACCACGGCCAGCCAGATCTTCCACGTGCTCCGTCGCCAGATGGTGCGCATGTTCCGCAAGCCGCTGGTGGTCATGTCGCCGAAGTCGCTGCTGCGTGCCAAGGACGCGGGTTCGCCGCTGTCCGAGTTCACGAAGGGCGAGTTCCGCACCGTCATCGGTCCGGACCGTTCGGAGATCGAGGCCGACAAGGTCAAGCGCGTGATCGCCTGCTCGGGCAAGGTCGCCTACGACCTGATCAAGCGCCGCGACGAGAAGAAGGCGTGGGACACGGTGATCGTCCGCGTGGAACAGCTGTACCCGTTCCCGCACAAGGCGTTCGCCGCCGAGATGAAGCGTTTCCCGAACGCGACCGAAGTGATCTGGGCGCAGGACGAGCCGCAGAACCAGGGTGCCTGGTTCTTCGTGCAGCACTACATCCACGAGAACATGGTCGAAGGCCAGAAGCTCGGTTACGCCGGCCGTCCGGCGTCCGCTTCGCCGGCCGTGGGTTATGCCCACCTGCACCAGGAGCAGCAGAAGGCGCTGCTCGACCAGGCGTTCGGCAAGCTCAAGGGCTTCGTGCTCTCGAAGTGATGTGACGAGGCGCGGGATGGGCGCGAGGGGCGGATGCCCCCGGCCGTCCCCCGCGCCGCACCACTTCGTCTCCCCCCAAATTCTGGAAGAACAACATGGCAATCGTTGAAGTCAAGGTCCCGCAGCTGTCCGAATCCGTGGCCGAAGCCACCCTGCTGCAGTGGAAGAAGAAGCCGGGCGAAGCTGTCGCCCTCGATGAAATCCTCGTCGAAATCGAAACCGACAAGGTCGTGCTCGAAGTGCCGGCCCCCGCTGCCGGCGTGATGGCCCAGCTCGTCAAGAACGACGGCGAAAGCTGCACGAGCGATGAAGTCATCGCCAAGATCGACACCGACGCGTCGGCCCAGGTGAGCCCGCTCGAGATCAAGCCGGTGCCGGCCTCGGCACCCGCCGCCGCGCCTGCCGCCGCCGGTGGCAACAAGGGCGACGTGGCCATGCCCGCCGCCGCCAAGCTGCTCGCCGAGAACAACCTGGCCGCAAGCAGCGTCGCCGGCACCGGCAAGGATGGCCGCGTGACGAAGGGCGACGTGCTCGGCGCCATCGAAGGTGGCGCGAAGGCCGCTGCCCCGGCCGCCAAGGCCGTGTCGGCCCCGGTGCCCGCCGCCGTGTCGAAGCCGCTGCCCGCCGTGGCCGCGCCCGTCCAGCAGAACCTGGGTGATCGCCCGGAACAGCGCGTGCCGATGAGCCGCCTGCGCGCCCGCATCGCCGAGCGCCTGGTGCAGTCGCAATCCACCAACGCCATCCTGACCACGTTCAACGAAGTGAACATGGCCCCGGTGATGGAGATGCGCAAGAAGTTCCAGGAGAAGTTCGAGAAGGAACACGGCGTCAAGCTCGGCTTCATGAGCTTCTTCGTGAAGGCCGCGGTGCACGCCCTCAAGAAGTACCCGATCGTCAACGCCTCGGTCGACGGCAACGACATCGTCTACCACGGCTACTTCGACATCGGCATCGCCGTGGGCTCGCCGCGCGGCCTCGTGGTGCCGGTGCTGCGCAACGTCGACCAGATGACGTTCGCCGACATCGAGAAGAAGATCGCCGAGTTCGGCGCCAAGGCCCGTGACGGCAAGCTGTCCCTCGAGGAACTGACCGGCGGCACGTTCTCGATCTCGAACGGCGGCACCTTCGGCTCCATGCTGTCGACCCCGATCATCAACCCGCCCCAGTCGGCCATCCTCGGCGTGCACGCCACGAAGGACCGCGCCGTCGTCGAGAACGGCCAAGTGGTCGTCCGTCCGATGAACTACCTGGCGATGAGCTACGACCACCGCATCATCGACGGCCGCGAAGCCGTGCTGTCGCTCGTGGCCATGAAGGAAGCGCTGGAAGACCCGGCCCGCCTGCTGTTCGACATCTGAGGACGACACCATGAGCAAGCAATTCGACGTGGTCGTCATCGGCGGCGGCCCCGGTGGTTACATCGCGGCCATCCGCGCGGCGCAGCTCGGTTTCAACACCGCCTGCATCGACGAATGGAAGAACGAGAAGGGCGGCCCGGCCCCGGGCGGCACCTGCACGAACGTGGGCTGCATTCCCTCGAAGGCGCTGCTGCAGTCCAGCGAGCACTTCGAGCAGGCCGGCCATCATTTCGCCGACCACGGCATCGGCCTGAAGGACCTGAGCATCGACGTCGCGAAGATGCTGGGCCGCAAGGACACCGTCGTGAAGCAGAACAACGACGGCATCCTGTACCTGTTCAAGAAGAACAAGGTCACGTTCTTCCACGGTCGCGGCTCCTTCGTGAAGGCCGCTGACGGCGGCTACGAGCTGAAGGTCGCCGGCGCCGCCGAGGAAACCATCACCGCGAAGCACGTCGTGGTCGCCACGGGCTCCAACCCCCGTGCGCTGCCCGGCGCCGCATTCGACGAGGAGAACATCCTCTCGAACGACGGTGCGCTGCGCATCCCCGCCGTGCCGAAGAAGCTCGGCGTGATCGGCGCCGGCGTGATCGGCCTGGAAATGGGCTCGGTGTGGCGCCGCCTCGGCGCGGAAGTCACCGTGCTCGAAGCACTGCCGGTGTTCCTGGGCGCGGTCGACGAGACCATCGCCAAGGAAGCCCAGAAGGCGCTGAAGAAGCAGGGCCTGAACATCGAGGTCGGTGTCAAGATCTCCGAGGTCAAGAGCGACAAGAAGGGCGTGACCGTCGCCTACGCGAACGCGAAGGGCGAGGCGCAGACCCTGGCGGTCGACAAGCTGATCGTGTCCATCGGCCGTGTGCCGAACACCATCGGCCTGAACGCTGAAAGCGTGGGCCTGAAGCTCGACGAACGCGGCGCCATCGCCGTGGACGACGACTGCAAGACCAACCTGCCGAACGTCTGGGCCATCGGTGACGTCGTGCGCGGCCCGATGCTCGCGCACAAGGCGGAAGAGGAAGGTGTGGCCGTGGCCGAGCGCATCGCCGGCCAGCACGGGCACGTCAACTTCAACACCGTGCCGTGGGTCATCTACACGTCGCCGGAAATCGCGTGGGTGGGCCAGACCGAGCAGCAGCTCAAGGCCGAAGGCCGCGCGTACAAGGCCGGCAGCTTCCCGTTCATGGCCAACGGCCGTGCACGTGCGCTGGGTGACACCACGGGCCTCGTGAAGGTCATCGCCGACGCGAAGACCGACGAGATCCTGGGCGTGCACATGGTGGGGCCGTACGTGTCCGAGCTGATCGCCGAGGCGGTAGTCGCGATGGAGTTCAAGGCCTCGGCCGAGGACATCGCGCGCATCTGCCACGCGCACCCGTCGCTGAGCGAGGCGACGAAGGAAGCCGCCCTGGCGGTGGACAAGCGCACGCTCAACTTCTGACCGGCGCGTTCGAGGTGGGAGTTCGCGACCTCTACGCGCAGACGCTCGCTGAAAAGGGCTTCAAGGCGGACCCCGCGCAACTGCGCGCGGTGGACGCCCTGGAGCGCTGCGAGAACGAGTGGCTCGACTACAAGGCCCGGCGCAGCAATGCGCTGACCAAGATGTTGCGCCACCCGCCCATTCCGCGTGGCGTCTACATGCACGGCGGGGTGGGGCGGGGCAAGAGCTTCCTGATGGACTGCTTCTTCACGTCCGTCCCGCTCACCCGCAAGACCCGCCTGCACTTCCACGAGTTCATGCGCGAGGTGCACCGCGAACTGGGCGAGCTCCAGGGCGTGGTGAACCCGCTGCACGAACTGGGGCGGCGCATCTCGCGCCGCTACCGCCTCATCTGCTTCGACGAGTTCCACGTCGCCGACGTGACCGACGCGATGATCCTGCACCGCCTGCTCGAATCGCTGTTCGAGCACCGCGTGAGCATCGTGACCACGTCGAACTTCAAGCCCGACGACCTGTACCCGAACGGGCTGCACCGTGACCGCATCCTGCCCGCCATCGCGCTCCTGAAGGAGAAGATGGAGGTGCTGAGCGTCGACAACGGCACCGACTACCGCCAGCGTTCGCTGGAGCAGCTGGACCTGTACCACACGCCCCTCGACGACAAGGCCGACAAGGCGATGACCGAGGCGTTCGAGCGCCTGGCCGAGGCGCGGGACGAGGAGCCGGTGCTGCACATCGAGCACCGCGAGATCCGTGCGCGCCGCAAGGCGGGCGGGGTGGTGTGGTTCGACTTCGCCGAGCTGTGCGGCGGCCCGCGTTCCCAGAACGACTACCTCGAGATCGCCTCGCAGTTCCACACCGTGCTGCTGTCGAACGTGCCCTACATGCCGGTGCGGCTCGCCTCGCAGGCGCGGCGCTTCACGTGGTTGGTGGACGTGCTGTACGACCGTCGCGTGAAGCTGATCATGTCGGCCGAGGTGCCGGCCGAGGACCTCTACACCGACGGGCCGCTGGCCCACGAGTTCCCGCGCACGGTGTCGCGCCTCAACGAGATGCGCTCCGCCGAGTTCCTGGCGCTGGCGCGCCGGGACGTCGACACGTCGCTGACCTGAGCGGTCAGCGGCCCATCTTCAGCTGAGTGCTTCGATGCGCACCAGGGCCAGCGACAGGTTGTCGCCGGCGCCCCGGGCGCGCTGGCGCGCCTTGCTGACCAGCATCTCGCTGGCTTCGCGCGGGGGCAGGGTGTGCACGATGGCGCCCAGCTCCTTCGGCGTGAAGTAGTGCCACAGGCCGTCGCTGCAGGCCAACAGGGAGTCGCCGATTTCCAGGCGGTCGATGTGGTGCAGCGTGAGCGGCGGGTCCTGGAAGGTGCCCAGGCAGCCGGTCAGCAGGTTCGACTGCGGGTGGTTGTTGGCCTCTTCCTCGGCGATCTGGCCTTCGTCGACCAGGCGCTGCACGAAGGAGTGGTCCACCGTGCGCTTCACGAGGTCGGGGCCGCGGAAGTGGTAGACCCGCGAGTCGCCGGCGTGGATGATGTCGCATTGCCGCGACGGGCTGATCAGGTAGGCCGTGACGGTGCTGTGGGGCTCTTCCTCGGCCGTGATGGCGGTGAGCTTGATCATCAGGTGCGCCTCGAGCACGAGCTGCTTGAGCAGCTCGGCAGGGTCGTCCTGGTTGGCGCCGTGGCGCTCGAACAGCTGCCGCGCGGTGAGGATCACCTGGTCGGCGGCCTTGCGGCCACCGCTCTTGCCCCCCATGCCGTCGGCGAGTACCGCCAAGGCGCACCCGGGGACCCGGTGGTGGGCCAGGATTTCCACCTGGTCTTGCTGGTAGGCTCGGTCGCCCCGGTGGATGCCGGTGGCTGCGGACAAACGGTAACCCGGGGAGGTGCTCATGGTGGAAAACTATAATCGCTTTGCCTTGATGCCAACACACTGCCGCCGTGATGGATGACAACCTCCACTCTCCCGAGCGGCGACTGATCGAACTCCGGATCGAACACGCCGACCTCGACAGCCTGATCGACCAGGTTGGCCAGTCGAGCCCGCTCGACGACCTGGCGCTGCGGCGCCTGAAGAAGCGCCGCCTGGTCCTGCGCGATGAAATCGCGCGCCTGCGCGCCGAACTCGAACCGCCCGAACCGGCATGACCAGTCCCCTCCGCGAGGCCGTCGCCCAGGCGTTCGCGGCGGGCGGCGAGCTGTCCGAAGCCGACCCCCGCTACACCGAACGCGACGTCCAGCAGCTCATGGCCGACCACGTGGCGCTGGCCATCGACGAGCAGCGCGCGCTGGTCGCCGAGGCGGGCACCGGGGTCGGCAAGACCTTCGCGTACCTCGTGCCCACGCTGCTGTCGGGCAAGCGGGCGCTCGTGAGCACCGCCACGAAAAGCCTGCAGGACCAGCTGTTCCTGCGCGACCTGCCGCGCCTGTGCGAGTCGCTGAACCTGCCCACCACGCTCGCACTGCTGAAGGGCCGCGGCAGCTACCTGTGCCTGCACCGCATGCGCGTCGCGCGCGAGTCGGCCCAGCTGCCCGACCGCTGGGCGGTGCGCACGCTCGCGAAGATCGAGACCTGGGCGCAGGGCACCCGCACCGGCGACCTGGCCGAACTCGACGGGCTCGACGAGCGGTCCCCCGTGATCCCGCTCGTCACGTCCTCGCGCGACAACTGCCTCGGCAGCGAGTGCCCCGACTACCGCCAGTGCCACGTGATGAAGGCGCGCCGCGAGGCGATGGCCGCCGACGTGGTGGTGGTGAACCACCACCTGTTCTTCGCCGACATGGCGCTGCGCGACACCGGCATGGCCGAGCTGCTGCCGAGCGTCGAGGTGGCCGTGTTCGACGAGGCGCACCAGCTCTCCGAAGCCGGCGTGCAGTTCCTCGGCACCACGCTCGGCACCGCGCAGGTGATCGACTTCGCGCGCGACCTGCTGGGCGCCGGGCTGCAGCATGCGCGCGGCCTCGTCCCGTGGCAGGAGCTGGCCGCCGCCTGCGACCACGCCGCGCGCGACCTGCGCCTGGCCGCGGCCGGGCGGCTGCGCGAGGTGCGGGGCACGCTGAAGCTGCGCTGGGACGAACGTTCCGCGAACGCCGACTTCCTCGCCGCGCTCAACGCGGTGGGCGAGGCCTGCACCGCGGCGCGCAAGGGCATCGACCAAGTCAGCGAGACGGCTGCCGACTTCCCGAAACTCGCCGAACGCGCGATGCACTTCGTGCACCAGACCGAACTCTTCGCCGCGCCGTGCACGCCGGGCCGCGTGCGCTGGATCGACCTCACGCCCCACCAGGCGCGGCTCGTCGAATCGCCGCTCGACGTGCGCGAGGCGCTGCGCGAGCAGATGGAGCTCGCGAACAAGGCCTGGATCTTCACGTCGGCCACGCTGGGCGACGACGCGCGCCTCAGCTGGTTCACCGAATCGGCCGGGCTCGACGACGCCGACACGTTGCGGGTGGGCAGCCCCTTCGACTACCCGGCTCACGCGCGGCTCTACGTTCCGAACGCGTTCCCGAAGCCCAACGAGCCGGGCCACCCCGCGGCCGTGGCCGCGCTGGCCGCGCGCTGCGCGCGGGCACTCGGCGGGCGCACCTTCGTGCTGACCACCACGCTGCGCGCGCTGCAGACCATCGGCGAGGGCCTGCGTGCAGCCTTCGACGCCGAGGGCGACTCGATCCAGGTGCTGCTGCAGGGCAGTGCGCCCAAGCGCCAGTTGCTTCAGCAGTTCCTCGCGCAGCCGCGGTCGGTGCTCGTGGGCTCGCAGAGCTTCTGGGAGGGCATCGACGTGCCCGGCGACGCGCTGCAGTGCGTGATGATCGACAAGCTGCCGTTCCCGCCGCCGAACGATCCGCTCGTCGAGGCGCGGGTCAAGCGGCTCGAGAACGAAGGGCGCAACCCGTTCTCCGACTACTTCGTGGCCGAGGCCGCGGTGTCGCTGAAGCAGGGCGCCGGAAGGCTGATCCGCAGCGAGACCGACCGCGGCCTGCTGGTGGTGTGCGACCCGCGCATGGCGGGCATGAACTACGGCCGGCGCCTGCGCGAGGCCCTGCCACCGATGACCCGCGTGGCCACCGAGGCCGAGGCCCTCGGGTGGCTGGCCGAGCTGTCGGCCGAAACCCTGCCGTTCTGACGCGGAAACGAAAACGCGGCCGGAGGGCCGCGTGGTTCCCGGAGGGGCATCGAGGCCCCGGGGATCACTGCACCTTGGCGGGCGCCGGCGCCGGCAGCTGCGCGAGGTAGGTGCTGTTCGGGAAGTTCTGGCGCAGCACGCGGGCGGCGTCGTCGCGCAGTTCCACGAGTCCCAGGCGGTCGTAGCTCTGGGCCATCAGCGACAGGGCTTCCTCGGTGGACGGCGAGGTCTGGAACTCCTGGATGGCCTGCTGCGCGCGGTTCGCCGCGGCGATGTAGGCCGAGCGGCGGAAGTAGTAGCGCGCCACGTGCACTTCGTAGGCGGCCAGCGAGTTCACGATGTAGCGCATGCGCACGACGGCGTCGTCGGCGTACTTCGATTGCGGGAACTGCTCGACGAGCTGCTTGAACGACTGGTACGAGTCGCGCGAGGCCTGCTGGTCGCGTTCGGAGAGGTCCTGTTTCGCGAGGCGCCCGAACAGCCCGAGGTTGTCGTTGAAGTTGATGACGCCCTGCAGGTACAGTGCGTAGTCGAACGCGGGGCTCGTGGGGTGCAGCTTCATGAAGCGCTCCACCACCGACAGGGCCTGTGCCTTTTCGCCGGTGCGGTAGAGCAGGTAGGCCCGCTCCAGCTGGGCCTGCTGCCCGAGCAGCGTGCCCGAAGCGCGACCTTCGAGCCGCTCGTAGAGCTTGATGGCGCGTTCGAACGAACCCGCTTCCACCTCGTCGCGGGCCTCTGCATACAATTTCTCGGTGCTCATGCCGGCGGTGTCGTCGGCGGGCGTCGAGCCGCAGGCCACCAGCACACTCGCGGTCAGTGCAACGGCGGCGATGCGCCAGAGGCGGGACGGGTGGCCAGGGCGGGAAATCCGGATCATCAGCATGTGGCGCCGCAACAGGCGCGTCCGTCAGAAGAGAAGAGCGACGATTATATGGTTCACCCCGTGACGCAGCCCGAGGCCCAGGGCCTTCCCGAAGCCGAGGACGACGCGGTCGACACACCTTCGGGCGAGCCGCACGAGCGGCGCAGCGTGCTGCTGGGCCGCGAGTTCCATGGCGGCCGCCTCGACAAGGCCGTCGTGTCGATGGCGCCCGAGTTCTCGCGCAACTACCTGCAGACCCTCATCGAGCAGGGGCATGTGCAGTTGAACGGCCGGGTCGTCGACAAGCCCTCGGGCAAGGTGCAGGCCGGCCAGGAGGTCATCCTCGAGATCGTGCCCACGCCCGAGAGCCGCGCGTTCCGTGCCGAGCCCATCGCGCTGCCCATCGTGTTCGAGGACGAGCACCTGATGGTGATCGACAAGCCCCCCGGCATGGTGGTGCACCCGGCTGCGGGCAACTGGTCGGGCACGCTGCTGAACGGCGTGCTGCACCACCACCCGGCCGCCGCCACGCTGCCGCGCGCGGGCATCGTGCACCGCCTCGACAAGGACACCTCGGGCCTGA
This genomic stretch from Piscinibacter gummiphilus harbors:
- a CDS encoding ATP-dependent DNA helicase, producing the protein MTSPLREAVAQAFAAGGELSEADPRYTERDVQQLMADHVALAIDEQRALVAEAGTGVGKTFAYLVPTLLSGKRALVSTATKSLQDQLFLRDLPRLCESLNLPTTLALLKGRGSYLCLHRMRVARESAQLPDRWAVRTLAKIETWAQGTRTGDLAELDGLDERSPVIPLVTSSRDNCLGSECPDYRQCHVMKARREAMAADVVVVNHHLFFADMALRDTGMAELLPSVEVAVFDEAHQLSEAGVQFLGTTLGTAQVIDFARDLLGAGLQHARGLVPWQELAAACDHAARDLRLAAAGRLREVRGTLKLRWDERSANADFLAALNAVGEACTAARKGIDQVSETAADFPKLAERAMHFVHQTELFAAPCTPGRVRWIDLTPHQARLVESPLDVREALREQMELANKAWIFTSATLGDDARLSWFTESAGLDDADTLRVGSPFDYPAHARLYVPNAFPKPNEPGHPAAVAALAARCARALGGRTFVLTTTLRALQTIGEGLRAAFDAEGDSIQVLLQGSAPKRQLLQQFLAQPRSVLVGSQSFWEGIDVPGDALQCVMIDKLPFPPPNDPLVEARVKRLENEGRNPFSDYFVAEAAVSLKQGAGRLIRSETDRGLLVVCDPRMAGMNYGRRLREALPPMTRVATEAEALGWLAELSAETLPF
- a CDS encoding outer membrane protein assembly factor BamD, coding for MIRISRPGHPSRLWRIAAVALTASVLVACGSTPADDTAGMSTEKLYAEARDEVEAGSFERAIKLYERLEGRASGTLLGQQAQLERAYLLYRTGEKAQALSVVERFMKLHPTSPAFDYALYLQGVINFNDNLGLFGRLAKQDLSERDQQASRDSYQSFKQLVEQFPQSKYADDAVVRMRYIVNSLAAYEVHVARYYFRRSAYIAAANRAQQAIQEFQTSPSTEEALSLMAQSYDRLGLVELRDDAARVLRQNFPNSTYLAQLPAPAPAKVQ
- a CDS encoding RluA family pseudouridine synthase; the protein is MVHPVTQPEAQGLPEAEDDAVDTPSGEPHERRSVLLGREFHGGRLDKAVVSMAPEFSRNYLQTLIEQGHVQLNGRVVDKPSGKVQAGQEVILEIVPTPESRAFRAEPIALPIVFEDEHLMVIDKPPGMVVHPAAGNWSGTLLNGVLHHHPAAATLPRAGIVHRLDKDTSGLMVVGKTLAAVTALVRAIAARDVHREYIAIANGAVRGEPFTVDAPLGRDPQSRVRMAVLSQGRPARTDVTPLAVLEPGDGPALSAVRCKLHTGRTHQIRVHLASRGHPLVSDALYGGRPALGLARQALHAARLGFAHPDHGDWVWFDAPPPADLAAAWETVLGGVSATDS